The Haloferax volcanii DS2 DNA segment GCACCGTGAGGCGTTCCTGTTCGACGTTTCGTTCCGGTAGGACGTTGAGCGCTCGGTCGAGCGCAGTCTGATACTCCATAGGGGTTCGAGTGTCTGGCGACGTATAGCCGTTCCGTGACCGTCTTTGCCGCGGCACCGACGCGCCGACTTCGTTTCAGCATCTCCGACGACGGAACCGAACGCCACGCCTTGGGTGCTGCCCCTCGAACGACTCGTCATGGGCTACACGTGGCAGTACTACGACCTCGTACTTCTCGGCATCCTCGGGAGCCTCCTCGCCGGCGTCGTCGTCGGCCAACTCACGCCGATGGAGCCGCAGACGACGCTCGTCGGCTTCAGCGCCCTCGCCGCGGTCGTGATGGCGCACGGCCTGTTCGTCAACGGCCCCGTGGACGAACCGGCCGACCTCGGCGACGAGGTCGAGGCGCTGAACTGAGCCGGGCGACTGACGGCCGCCGGCCACCGCCCGCAATCGGTCGCCGGCAGCCACCTCACTCGCCGTCGACGACGCGATTCGTGAGCGTGCCGACGCCCTCGTACCAGATTTCCACGTCGTCGCCGGGTTCGACCAGTCCGGGATTCGCCGGGCTGCCGAACGAAATCACGTCGCCCGGCTGGAAGGTGTAGCGCTCCGAGAGGAACGAGACCACTTCGGCGGGCGAAAAGAGCATCCGTTCGGTGTTGGCCTCCTGCCGGAGTTCGCCGCCGACGTGGGTCGTCATGTCGATGTTCGACGGCTCCACGTCGGTCTCAATCCACGGGCCGAGCGGCCCGGAGCCGTCGAACGCTTTTCGAGCCGTTCGGCCGGGCTGGTCGAGCGCGTCGAGGTCGTTGAGAATCGTGTAGCCGCGGACCACCTCGTCCACGTCTTCTTCGGCCACGTCAGAGCACTCGCGGTCGATGACGGCGGCCAGTTCGCCGGCGTACGTCAGCTCGTCGGTCCAGTCGGGGTACTCGATGTCCGCGCCGGGGTCGAGCACCGACACCGGCGGCTTGATGAACCAGTCGGGCTGGTCGGGGATATCGTAGTCCATCTGGTCGACCGTCGCCGCGTAGTTCCGGCCCACGCAGTAGAGCGCGGTCGGGTCGCAGGGCGCGAGCAACTCGGCGTCGACGCCGACTTCGTACTCCTCGCCGTCGGCCGTCACGACGCCGTCGTCGTACCGGCCCGAGACCACTCCGCCGTCGGTTCGAATCCGTGCCAATCGCATTACTCGCCCCTGCGTCGGCCACTCACTTCAAGCGACGTGCCTCCGCAAGCGGGTACGAGAAAACCAGACGCGCGGGCCGCCGCCGCGACTCAGTCGGACGCGGACGCCCGATTCATCCGGGGCATCGACCGGTTCTCGCGGTCGACGAGGTTGTGGATGCGCTCGGTGCGCGTCGATTCGAACTGGCGCTGACACCGGGCGACGCCCGACGCGGAGTCGGCGGGGTCGACAGGGGCGGCGCGGTCGGGGGTGGTGGTCTCGCGTTCGGCGGACCGTTCGCGGTCGGTTCGCAGGGTCGGTTCGTAGGTCGGGGTGGCGTGTGTGCTCACGATTTCGGGATGGGTTCGGGTCGGTCGGACGGCTGTGCGGCGACGAGAAGGGTTAGCGACGTACGCGTACGACCGACATTGTTGTACCCGGCAGTACAGACTAATCTATAATAAATATTCATGTTCGAACGGCGGGCGCGTTCTCGGCCCGCGAACCGTCTGCCCGGCCGGAGCCTCGCCTTCACTCCCGCGAGTCGTACTCCTGATAGATGACGTGGCCGCAGGACTTGCAGTGCGAGGCGTCGGCGTCGTGGTAGGCCAGCCCGCAGTTCTGGCAGGTGACGTTGACCTTGTCGCGGTGGCCCCACTCCTTGACGATTTTGCTCGCCTGCCACGGGATGAGGATGACGCCTGCGAGGATGGCGGCGACCGTCACCCACCGCCCCGCCTCGGTCCCCGGGACGATGTCACCGAAGCCGACCGTCGAGAGCGCGACGACGACGAAGTAGAAGGCGTCGCCGAACGACCCGATGTTGGGATTCACCCGGTGTTCGAACGAGTAGAACATCCCCGCGGCGACGAAGAAGATGGTGAGCACCGTCAACAGCAGTTTCATGACGCGGAGCGTCCCGACCGAGACGGTGCCGAAGAAGAACTCCTCGTCGCGCGTAAAGCGGTAAAACCGGAGGACGCGGACCACGCGAATCGCCCGCAGGAAGCCGATGTTGGCGGCGACCGACGAGACGGGAAGCACGAGCACCGCCAGCGTCGGCAGGATAGCCAGCAGGTCGACGAACGAGTAGACGTTGAGCAGTTCGGCGGTTCGGTCCCGCGCGCCGTAGAGTCGGAGGAGGTACTCCGCGAGGAACACGATGGAGACGGCGGCCTCGACGGACCAGAGCGTCGACTGGACCGACGCCGAAAGCGGGTAGGTCTCGGCGACGAACATCCCGACGAAAAGCAAGTTGAGCCCGAGGAGCGCGATGTCGATGGCCTTGCCGACCGCGGTTCGATGGTCGAGGAGATAGAACCTGACCACGTCCCGCGGCGTCTCGCGGCGCGACCTCCGCGCGTGACCGTCCATACACCGTCTTCGGGGCTGGGCTACTTATACAGTCGTCCGCGAGGTGATGGCCCGACGGCGGGGGGACCCGGCGGCGACCGCCTCAGAGGACGATAGCGCCCTCGGGGAGTAGCTCACGCTCGGTCCGCCGGGCCTCCTTGCCCTCCTCGACGAGCGTCGGCTGGTCGACCGGCTCCGAAAACCGGTTCGGGTCCGGTTCGACCCGCTTGAGCATCGACGAGAACACCGGCCCCTTCCGGCCGCCGGCGGAGGTGATACCGCCGTACTGTCGCTCCTCGAACGTCGACTCGTCGGGGCTGGGGAACTCCTCGCGGATGATTTCCGCGGTGTCTCTGATGTACTCGGCGGCCTCCTTCTGCGAGTAGAGGCTCTCGTTGTAGTAGCGCTCGGCGTACTCGTCGTCGAGTTCCTCGGTGGAGTGTTCCGGCGACTCGTAGAGGACGGACTCCGTGGTCGTGTGGCCGCTGGCGAAGCGGATGTTGACGGTGAAGCAGTCGGGATACCGCAGGATGATGGGGAAAAACAGCATATCGGTGACGGTGATTCGCTGTTGCATCCGCCAGAGCCCCTCGAAGTAGTAGGCCGTGAGCGCGCCGACGCGGTCGTCGCGCGCCCCGCGGTTGTACGCCATCGCAATCTCCTCGTAGTCGTCGCCGGCGATGTGTCGACAGCGTCGCTTGTAGCTCTTGGCAATCCCTTCGAGTTGCGTCTCGTAGGCTTCGAGCAGGGAGATGTCGGGGTCGGCGAGCATATCCGCCTTCCGCTCTTGGGCGTCCGCGATGTTCATCATGTTCTCGTGAAACAGCCGCTCGGCGTCCTCGTTCGGCAGCGGCGTTCTGACTGCCTGCCGGTACAGCACCCGCGTATCCCCGTTGAATGTGACCCGCTGCTCGCTCATCTCGTACACCGGTAAGGCTGCGGACAGAAATGAACTCGTCGGTAATCCGGACTCTTTCCCGACAGTCGTGAGACACGAACTATAACCCACCCATTGAAACCGGAACCAGTTACCATCTGTTCGATGCGTGTCAGTCGTCGGTTGACGCGCGACCGTCCGCGCCGTCGGCGGCGTCCGCGGCGACCGACTCGTCGGCCGCGTCGAAAAGCGGGCTCTGGTCGCCCGGCGCGAGCGTGTTGAGCACGAGCGCCGTCAGCGCGGTCACGATGACCGGCTCGCCGAAGAACGTCGCGGCGGCCTGCGGGAGCCCCGAGAGCGCGTCGGGTCGCGTGGCGACGCCGAGTCCGAGGCCGAGCGAGGCGGCGACGACGACCATGTTGCGGCGGTCGAGGTTCGTGTGGAGGAAGACGAGGCGGACGCCGCTGGCGGCGACCATGCCGGCCATGAGCAGGACCGCGCCGCCGAAGACGGCGCTCGGGATGGTCGCGACCGCCGCGCCGACTTTCGGGCTGAGGCCGAGAACGGCGAGGACGACGCCCGCGATGCCGACGACGTAGCGGCTCATCACGCCGGTGAAGTTGACGATACCCACGTTCTGCGAGAACGAGGTGACGGGGAACGCGCCGAACACCGAGGCGACGGAGCTCATGAGACCGTCGGTAAAGAGGCCGCCGCGGAACTCCTCGTCGGTCGGGTTGCGTCCCTCGGCGGCGGTGATGCCGGACATGTCGCCGACGGTCTCCATCGCGGAGACGAGAAACAGGAACGCGAAGGTGACGATGGGGACGGGTTCGAAGGTGACGCCGAACGCGCCGGGCTGGGGAATCGCGAACCACGCCGCGTCGGCGATGGGCGAGAAGTCCACCACGCCGAGCGGGACGGCGACCGCGTAGCCGACGGCGATGCCGACGAGCGTGCTCAGGAGTCGCGTGATGCCGTCGGTAAAGAGGTTGAGCGCGATGGCGACCCCAAGGACGAGCGCCGCGAGGCCGATGTTGTGGGTCGCGCCGTAGTCGGCGGCACCGACCCCGCCGGCGGCGTAGTCCATCCCGACCGGGACGAGATAGAGACCGATGATGACGACGACGAGGCCCGTCACCAACGGCGGGAAAAAGGGTTTGATGCGGTCGAACTGCCAGCCGATGAGTCCCTCGACGAGGAAGCCGGTGACGAGAATCGCGCCGAACACCGCGCTCAGGCCGTAATCGATGCCGATGGTTGTCGCCGCGCCGACGAAGGTGAAACTCGTCCCCATCACGATGGGGAGCCGCGAGCCGACCGGCCCGACGGCGTACGCCTGGACCACGGTGGCGAGCCCCGAAAACAGGAGCACCATCTGGACGACGTAGGCCGTGTCGGCGACGCCGAGACCGACCGCGCCCGCGACGATGAACGCCACGGCGGTCGCCGGGACGATCATCACCGAGACGTGCTGTATCCCGAGGAGAATCGACTCCAGCAACGGTGGCCGGTCGTCGATTTCGTATTCGAGGCCGAGTTCACCGCTCTCGTCTGCCATCTGTACTCGCCACGAACGACTCCCGTTCAATAATAGTTTCGCGTTCGAGCGTATTTCACTGCACTTGGTGCGATGTATTGGACACAGACGTGCATACTTGGCGGGCGAGTGGGGGAACTGACATCGCACCGACTGCACC contains these protein-coding regions:
- a CDS encoding fumarylacetoacetate hydrolase family protein codes for the protein MRLARIRTDGGVVSGRYDDGVVTADGEEYEVGVDAELLAPCDPTALYCVGRNYAATVDQMDYDIPDQPDWFIKPPVSVLDPGADIEYPDWTDELTYAGELAAVIDRECSDVAEEDVDEVVRGYTILNDLDALDQPGRTARKAFDGSGPLGPWIETDVEPSNIDMTTHVGGELRQEANTERMLFSPAEVVSFLSERYTFQPGDVISFGSPANPGLVEPGDDVEIWYEGVGTLTNRVVDGE
- a CDS encoding ion transporter, which produces MDGHARRSRRETPRDVVRFYLLDHRTAVGKAIDIALLGLNLLFVGMFVAETYPLSASVQSTLWSVEAAVSIVFLAEYLLRLYGARDRTAELLNVYSFVDLLAILPTLAVLVLPVSSVAANIGFLRAIRVVRVLRFYRFTRDEEFFFGTVSVGTLRVMKLLLTVLTIFFVAAGMFYSFEHRVNPNIGSFGDAFYFVVVALSTVGFGDIVPGTEAGRWVTVAAILAGVILIPWQASKIVKEWGHRDKVNVTCQNCGLAYHDADASHCKSCGHVIYQEYDSRE
- a CDS encoding uracil-xanthine permease family protein → MADESGELGLEYEIDDRPPLLESILLGIQHVSVMIVPATAVAFIVAGAVGLGVADTAYVVQMVLLFSGLATVVQAYAVGPVGSRLPIVMGTSFTFVGAATTIGIDYGLSAVFGAILVTGFLVEGLIGWQFDRIKPFFPPLVTGLVVVIIGLYLVPVGMDYAAGGVGAADYGATHNIGLAALVLGVAIALNLFTDGITRLLSTLVGIAVGYAVAVPLGVVDFSPIADAAWFAIPQPGAFGVTFEPVPIVTFAFLFLVSAMETVGDMSGITAAEGRNPTDEEFRGGLFTDGLMSSVASVFGAFPVTSFSQNVGIVNFTGVMSRYVVGIAGVVLAVLGLSPKVGAAVATIPSAVFGGAVLLMAGMVAASGVRLVFLHTNLDRRNMVVVAASLGLGLGVATRPDALSGLPQAAATFFGEPVIVTALTALVLNTLAPGDQSPLFDAADESVAADAADGADGRASTDD